One genomic window of Trichlorobacter lovleyi includes the following:
- a CDS encoding class I SAM-dependent methyltransferase, giving the protein MQIDAKKFDLIARNVFAPAYSLLAEQIMERTGIMSGLCLDLGSGGGYLGLALAWNSKLRVCLLDESEEMQAIAEQNIYDKRLDNRVVALCGDVHYLPLKNNSVDLVVSRGSVYFWDDLAQVLREIWRVLAPGGQVCIGGGFGSKALKDEIVAKMRQTEPDWQPRCGKFDDARFHDAVKLAGIPDAELLKDESGTWLIFKKPFEYLLERMADNYVTACDYK; this is encoded by the coding sequence ATGCAGATTGACGCCAAAAAATTCGACCTGATTGCCCGTAACGTCTTTGCCCCGGCCTATTCGCTGCTGGCGGAACAGATCATGGAGCGCACCGGTATCATGAGTGGCCTCTGCCTGGACCTGGGCAGCGGCGGTGGCTATCTGGGGCTGGCCCTGGCCTGGAACAGCAAGCTGCGGGTCTGTCTGCTGGATGAGTCGGAAGAGATGCAGGCGATTGCCGAGCAGAATATTTATGACAAGCGGCTGGACAACCGGGTGGTGGCGCTGTGCGGGGATGTCCATTACCTGCCGCTCAAGAACAACAGTGTCGATCTGGTGGTCAGCCGCGGTTCGGTCTATTTCTGGGATGACCTGGCCCAGGTGTTGCGGGAGATCTGGCGGGTGCTGGCGCCGGGCGGTCAGGTCTGCATCGGCGGCGGTTTCGGTTCAAAGGCGCTGAAGGATGAGATCGTCGCCAAGATGCGCCAGACAGAGCCGGACTGGCAACCCAGGTGCGGAAAGTTTGATGACGCACGCTTCCATGATGCCGTCAAGCTGGCCGGTATACCCGACGCAGAGCTGCTGAAAGACGAAAGCGGTACCTGGCTGATTTTTAAGAAGCCGTTTGAGTATCTGTTGGAGCGGATGGCAGACAATTACGTCACTGCCTGTGACTACAAATGA
- a CDS encoding ATP-binding cassette domain-containing protein translates to MINQYSDMTLDQLFCEHPHAREFFSALGLSALPAGQTLASTVAALDEELLLDVGIERQELLGQFCDYMAGVERLRSQQQALVASVTVLGGHDKSGNPENFRLELRPGEVTCIVGPTGSGKSRFLADIEWLAQGDSPTGRTVLINGAAPDLARRYAVEQKLVAQLSQNMNFVMDLSAEEFIQLHAESRMVADPAAITATILELANSLAGEQFTPATPVTALSGGQSRALMIADVACLSSSPIVLIDEIENAGIDRKRALSLLADQDKIVLMATHDPILALMGQQRLIFKNGGVSSIRSTSPAERANLTLFEAMDARLTAVRHALRNGEEIAGNF, encoded by the coding sequence ATGATCAATCAATACAGTGATATGACGCTCGATCAGTTGTTTTGCGAACATCCCCATGCGCGGGAGTTTTTTTCTGCTCTCGGTCTGTCGGCACTGCCTGCAGGCCAGACACTTGCCTCGACCGTGGCGGCCCTGGATGAAGAACTTTTGCTGGATGTGGGGATTGAGCGTCAGGAGCTGTTGGGACAGTTCTGCGACTACATGGCGGGGGTTGAGCGGCTGCGCAGTCAGCAGCAGGCGTTGGTCGCCTCGGTCACGGTACTGGGGGGGCACGACAAGAGCGGCAACCCGGAAAACTTCAGGCTTGAACTGCGGCCCGGCGAGGTGACCTGCATTGTCGGTCCCACCGGATCGGGCAAGAGCCGTTTCCTGGCTGATATTGAGTGGCTGGCCCAGGGGGACAGCCCCACCGGACGGACTGTCCTGATTAACGGCGCGGCCCCTGATCTGGCCCGCCGCTATGCCGTGGAGCAGAAACTGGTGGCCCAGCTCTCGCAGAACATGAACTTTGTGATGGACCTCTCGGCGGAAGAGTTTATCCAGCTGCATGCCGAAAGCCGGATGGTGGCTGATCCGGCTGCCATAACCGCTACCATCCTCGAGCTGGCCAACTCCCTGGCCGGTGAGCAGTTTACCCCGGCCACGCCGGTTACGGCCCTGTCCGGCGGCCAGTCCCGTGCCCTGATGATCGCCGATGTGGCCTGTCTCAGCAGCTCGCCGATCGTCCTGATTGACGAGATTGAAAACGCCGGGATCGATCGCAAGCGGGCGCTGTCATTGCTGGCGGATCAGGATAAGATTGTGCTGATGGCCACCCATGACCCGATCCTGGCGCTGATGGGACAGCAGCGGCTGATCTTTAAAAATGGCGGTGTATCCAGTATCCGCAGCACCAGCCCGGCAGAGCGGGCCAATCTGACCCTGTTTGAGGCGATGGATGCCCGTCTGACCGCTGTGCGCCATGCCTTGCGCAACGGGGAGGAGATCGCCGGAAACTTCTGA
- a CDS encoding GTP-binding protein: MRLITVAGPPSSGKTAIICKTAEALQADGVSVGVIKFDCLSSGDQALYERRGIPARTGLSGNLCPDHFYVSNIEECLDWGLQSGFDLLISESAGLCNRCAPHIKDVCAVCVVDNLSGVETPRKIGPMLKMADIVVITKGDIVSQAEREVFVHRIRQVNSSAVIIHVNGLTGQGGHELGRLLRDAAAVDSLQGKLLRFSMPAALCSYCLGQRRIGADFQMGNVKKMELG, translated from the coding sequence ATGCGCCTGATAACCGTGGCAGGGCCCCCCTCTTCGGGCAAGACCGCCATCATCTGCAAGACCGCCGAGGCGCTGCAGGCCGATGGTGTCTCCGTTGGCGTGATCAAGTTTGACTGCCTCTCGTCAGGGGATCAGGCGCTGTACGAACGGCGCGGCATCCCGGCCCGCACCGGGCTGTCCGGCAACCTCTGCCCGGATCATTTCTATGTCAGCAACATTGAGGAGTGTCTGGACTGGGGCCTGCAGAGCGGCTTTGATCTGCTGATCAGCGAGAGCGCCGGCCTGTGCAACCGTTGCGCCCCCCATATCAAGGATGTCTGTGCGGTCTGCGTGGTCGATAACCTAAGCGGTGTGGAAACCCCGCGCAAGATCGGTCCGATGCTGAAGATGGCTGATATCGTGGTGATCACCAAGGGCGATATCGTCTCCCAGGCAGAACGGGAGGTCTTTGTCCACCGCATCCGTCAGGTCAACAGCAGTGCCGTGATCATCCATGTCAACGGCCTGACCGGCCAGGGAGGCCATGAGCTGGGGCGGCTGTTGCGGGATGCCGCTGCGGTTGATTCGTTGCAGGGCAAACTGCTGCGCTTTTCCATGCCGGCGGCACTCTGCTCCTACTGCCTGGGGCAGCGCCGGATCGGTGCTGATTTTCAGATGGGTAACGTCAAGAAAATGGAGTTGGGGTAG
- a CDS encoding ABC transporter substrate-binding protein, with product MIGDGLHLLALLPCPVKVPIEQAFDEHLSSLPPGRANALRCQLEGNANIESDYYNTVEQLTELDQFPDIIISPGFNSLFERPFVERFIETNRFVSVNDYAGDRHLSVLGVCDPTGHYTMLAMNLLVPVVDHRRLGDRPVPRCWADLLKPEYENSLAIRGHKDGTFCETLLLTIYKDTGVEGLRKMGRNVRYGWHPSQMVKAALGSSADAPAISVMPLFFAQTLVGKEQYRIIWPDDGALISPVTMLVKTEKRAELDDLLTFWAGPQVASIFSGAFFPAVHPGVDNQLPEAATFKWIGWDYIINNDIKKLISGVNAAFRQGRGGNIRCA from the coding sequence ATGATTGGTGACGGATTGCATCTGCTGGCCCTGCTGCCCTGTCCGGTCAAGGTGCCGATTGAACAGGCCTTTGACGAGCATCTGTCCAGCCTGCCTCCCGGACGTGCAAACGCACTGCGCTGCCAGCTGGAGGGGAATGCCAACATTGAGTCGGATTATTACAACACGGTGGAGCAGCTGACAGAGCTGGACCAGTTTCCGGACATCATCATCTCCCCCGGTTTTAACAGTCTCTTTGAACGTCCCTTTGTGGAGCGGTTCATCGAGACCAACCGGTTTGTCAGTGTCAACGACTATGCCGGTGACCGGCATCTTTCAGTACTGGGGGTCTGTGATCCCACCGGGCATTACACCATGCTGGCCATGAACCTGCTGGTGCCGGTGGTGGATCACCGCCGCCTGGGGGATCGTCCGGTGCCCCGCTGCTGGGCCGATCTGCTCAAGCCGGAGTACGAGAACAGCCTGGCCATCCGTGGCCATAAGGACGGCACCTTTTGTGAGACCCTGCTGCTGACCATCTACAAGGATACCGGCGTGGAAGGGCTGCGCAAGATGGGCAGGAATGTCCGCTATGGCTGGCATCCCTCCCAGATGGTCAAGGCTGCCCTGGGCAGCAGCGCTGATGCACCGGCCATCAGCGTCATGCCGCTTTTCTTTGCCCAGACCCTGGTTGGCAAGGAACAGTACCGTATCATCTGGCCCGACGACGGTGCCCTGATCAGTCCGGTGACCATGCTGGTCAAGACGGAGAAACGGGCTGAACTGGATGACCTGCTGACCTTCTGGGCCGGTCCGCAGGTGGCGTCCATCTTCAGCGGGGCCTTTTTCCCGGCGGTCCACCCGGGGGTGGATAATCAGCTGCCCGAGGCCGCAACCTTCAAGTGGATTGGCTGGGATTACATCATCAACAATGATATCAAAAAGCTGATCAGCGGCGTGAATGCTGCCTTCCGGCAGGGCCGCGGGGGGAATATCAGATGCGCCTGA
- a CDS encoding DUF4405 domain-containing protein — translation MISSTEHRTMLSPLVLTTFLVVGISGVLLAFHVKISGIKALHEWIGYAFMAAGILHLAVNWRTFASYVRQRASLMAITAGLVISLFTLYAGAALSPQKSHPLIQVFDQDRNGELDADEIADATITLQKMDNNRDGSVSLSELMADSTRSKGKQKI, via the coding sequence ATGATAAGCAGCACAGAACATCGCACAATGCTCAGTCCACTCGTTTTAACAACATTTCTGGTTGTAGGGATATCCGGTGTTTTACTGGCATTTCACGTCAAGATTAGCGGCATCAAGGCCCTGCATGAATGGATCGGCTATGCATTTATGGCAGCCGGTATTCTGCATCTGGCTGTAAACTGGAGAACCTTTGCCTCATATGTGCGACAGCGTGCATCCTTGATGGCCATAACTGCCGGGCTTGTCATATCGCTCTTTACCCTGTATGCCGGAGCCGCGCTCAGTCCTCAAAAAAGCCATCCGCTCATCCAGGTATTTGATCAGGACCGTAACGGTGAGCTTGATGCAGATGAGATTGCTGACGCAACGATCACCCTGCAAAAGATGGACAATAATCGTGACGGGAGCGTGTCGCTCAGCGAACTTATGGCTGATAGTACACGCAGCAAAGGCAAACAGAAAATCTGA
- the modA gene encoding molybdate ABC transporter substrate-binding protein has translation MKLSKCLFLICACILAIVPAASAEEVSVAVAANFTAPMKQIAADFEKASGNKVVLAFGASGKFYAQIKNGAPFQLFLSADDEKPAKLEKEGLTVPGSRFTYAIGTLVLWSAKPGLVDANGDILAKGTFNKIAIANPQLAPYGAAAMEVLAKRGLTAAIKPKMVQGENISQTFQFVGTGNADLGFVALSQVMKDGKVSGGSSWIVPGKLHEPIRQDAVLLIKGKGSPAAEALVRYLKTDKAKAIIRSYGYGI, from the coding sequence ATGAAACTGTCCAAATGTCTATTTTTGATCTGTGCCTGTATCCTGGCCATTGTCCCTGCTGCCTCTGCCGAAGAGGTGAGTGTTGCTGTTGCTGCCAACTTTACCGCACCTATGAAACAGATCGCAGCGGATTTTGAAAAGGCCAGCGGTAACAAGGTGGTGCTTGCCTTTGGTGCATCCGGTAAATTTTACGCACAAATCAAGAACGGCGCGCCATTTCAGCTGTTCCTGTCTGCCGATGATGAGAAGCCGGCCAAACTGGAAAAAGAAGGTTTGACGGTTCCCGGCAGCCGTTTTACCTATGCGATCGGCACCCTGGTGCTCTGGTCTGCCAAGCCAGGCCTGGTTGATGCCAATGGCGATATCCTGGCCAAGGGCACTTTCAACAAAATCGCCATTGCCAATCCGCAGCTGGCCCCCTATGGCGCTGCAGCCATGGAGGTGCTGGCCAAGCGGGGACTGACAGCGGCAATCAAACCCAAGATGGTACAGGGGGAGAATATCTCCCAGACCTTCCAGTTTGTTGGTACCGGTAATGCTGATCTGGGTTTTGTGGCCTTGTCACAGGTCATGAAGGACGGTAAAGTATCCGGCGGCTCCTCCTGGATTGTTCCGGGCAAACTGCATGAGCCGATCCGTCAGGATGCGGTACTGCTCATCAAGGGAAAAGGCAGCCCTGCTGCTGAAGCGCTTGTACGCTACTTGAAGACAGATAAGGCAAAGGCAATCATCCGTTCCTATGGCTATGGCATCTAA
- the modB gene encoding molybdate ABC transporter permease subunit has product MFLAPDDLETIWLTIRLATTVTGILLLLGTPLAWWLARSRSWLKGPLGAVVALPLVLPPSVLGFYLLLAMGPNGPVGWLTTSLGVGPLPFTFWGLVLASVFYSLPFMVQPLQNSFESVGDRPLEVAATLGASRLDAFFTVALPLAKPGFLTASIMTFAHTVGEFGVVLMIGGNIPGATRVASVQIYDHVEALEYGQAHRLAAVMLIFSFLVLLGLYAWRPTPKKG; this is encoded by the coding sequence ATGTTTCTTGCACCTGATGACCTAGAAACCATCTGGCTTACCATACGGCTGGCCACCACGGTAACCGGCATCCTGCTCCTGCTGGGCACGCCGCTTGCCTGGTGGCTGGCCCGTAGCCGCTCCTGGCTGAAAGGGCCGCTGGGGGCGGTAGTGGCGCTGCCGCTGGTGTTGCCGCCATCGGTGCTCGGCTTTTACCTGCTGCTGGCCATGGGGCCCAACGGCCCGGTGGGCTGGCTGACCACCAGCCTGGGTGTCGGCCCCCTGCCGTTTACCTTCTGGGGCCTGGTGCTGGCCTCGGTCTTCTATTCACTGCCGTTCATGGTGCAGCCGTTGCAGAACTCGTTTGAGTCTGTCGGGGACCGCCCGCTGGAGGTGGCGGCCACCCTGGGGGCTTCACGGCTGGATGCCTTTTTTACGGTCGCCCTGCCGCTGGCAAAGCCCGGCTTCTTAACCGCTTCAATCATGACCTTTGCCCACACCGTCGGGGAGTTCGGGGTGGTGTTGATGATCGGCGGCAACATCCCCGGTGCGACCCGGGTCGCCTCGGTGCAGATCTACGACCATGTTGAGGCCCTGGAATATGGGCAGGCGCACCGGCTGGCAGCCGTGATGCTGATCTTCTCATTTCTGGTGCTGCTGGGGCTGTATGCCTGGCGTCCCACGCCGAAAAAAGGGTAA
- the modC gene encoding molybdenum ABC transporter ATP-binding protein, translating into MELQLSVRKQQGDFVLELDLKVSGERIGIFGPSGSGKSTLVSCLAGLAKPDAGQILLDGQPLFNSRSRVNLAAHQRRIALVFQQHGLFPHLDVRKNLLYGYQRCPSAERRIELAEVVEVLELADLMDQMPQTLSGGQSQRVALGRAILASPRLLLMDEPLSALDDDLRYRIIPYLNLVSGRFGIPFVFISHSLVEMRLMADQVAVLEKGGLAGVVSPEQLARQRMGQSPAGYTNLLELGVPQERQGLLAYPWAGLELLLSGTKQPEAGMFELSSKDIILCKRHPDAISARNLLPCTVRSLFEAGSKIGVELDCKGGILVAEVVPDAVRELEVTTGSIIWAAIKASAFRRL; encoded by the coding sequence ATGGAACTGCAACTGAGCGTACGTAAACAACAGGGCGATTTTGTGCTGGAGCTTGACCTGAAGGTCAGCGGTGAGCGGATCGGCATCTTTGGCCCCTCCGGCAGCGGCAAGTCAACCCTGGTCAGTTGTCTGGCAGGACTGGCCAAGCCGGATGCCGGTCAGATCCTGCTGGATGGCCAGCCGCTCTTCAACAGTCGCAGCAGGGTTAACCTTGCTGCCCATCAGCGCAGGATCGCCCTGGTGTTTCAGCAGCACGGCCTGTTTCCCCATCTGGATGTGCGCAAGAACCTGCTCTATGGCTATCAGCGCTGCCCGTCTGCTGAGCGCCGGATTGAGCTTGCCGAGGTGGTTGAGGTGCTGGAGCTGGCGGATCTGATGGATCAGATGCCTCAGACGCTGTCCGGCGGTCAGAGCCAGCGGGTGGCCCTGGGACGGGCGATCCTCGCGTCCCCACGACTGCTGTTGATGGATGAGCCGCTCTCTGCCCTGGATGATGACCTGCGTTACCGGATTATTCCGTATCTGAATCTGGTGTCGGGACGGTTCGGGATTCCGTTTGTCTTCATCTCCCACTCGCTGGTGGAGATGCGGCTGATGGCCGATCAGGTGGCGGTGCTGGAAAAGGGAGGGCTGGCCGGTGTGGTCTCGCCGGAGCAGTTAGCCCGGCAGCGGATGGGACAAAGTCCTGCAGGCTATACCAATCTGCTGGAACTGGGAGTGCCGCAGGAGCGCCAGGGGTTGCTGGCCTACCCCTGGGCCGGTCTGGAGTTGCTGCTGTCCGGCACCAAACAGCCGGAAGCCGGCATGTTTGAACTGTCGTCCAAGGATATCATCCTTTGCAAACGCCACCCCGACGCCATCAGCGCCCGCAACCTGCTGCCCTGTACGGTCCGCTCACTCTTTGAGGCCGGCAGCAAGATCGGCGTTGAGCTGGATTGCAAGGGGGGGATACTGGTGGCCGAGGTGGTGCCTGATGCGGTGCGGGAACTGGAGGTCACCACCGGCAGTATCATCTGGGCCGCCATTAAGGCGTCGGCCTTCAGAAGGTTGTAA
- a CDS encoding solute carrier family 23 protein has protein sequence MEQKPAGIIYGVNEIPPLRTTLLLAFQHASLALVFIVYPLMLLTESSGTHTNAEGIVTASILAMAAGTFLQCLRRNGIGSGFLGVHINNPVYLPVSMQAASMGGIGLSCGMTVIAGAFSVIFSRVLPSLRHLFPAEVCGVGILMLGISMVESALPRLLGLTADGQIDPPSAIVATVTLVLIIALSVWPTGHIRLYSVLIGLVGGYGTALYLGVIAPASLRSIMDSGFVSLPTISVPAWKFEWALLIPFLMTALVSSLDSVAGIVTCQKINQTEWVRPDMQSLSGGILADGIGVAIAGVLGTLGTGVSSAHIALSSATGATARRIGLMASLLLLATAFVPPVAKLLSRMPTPVIGAVLVYAAVFLITSGMGLITSRMMDNRRIFMVGGSIIAGLSVMQFSELISRLPDWLSSIAGSPFAVASICAIMLNLLFRVGTAQNAAVCIKPQLNHIADVRNFFENRGGAWGARRQVVQRVEAAVNELLETVILMELTSDEIKIQARFDEYNLDVAILYTGLPFQALTQPPSPEQPLDEDAALMRLPALLIRQYADRVTVDTADQHQRVTLHFEH, from the coding sequence GTGGAACAGAAACCAGCCGGAATAATCTATGGGGTCAACGAGATCCCGCCGTTACGAACCACGCTGTTGCTGGCGTTTCAGCATGCCAGTCTGGCGCTTGTCTTTATTGTCTACCCTTTGATGCTGCTGACTGAATCGTCAGGAACACACACCAATGCCGAAGGGATTGTGACAGCATCTATCCTGGCCATGGCTGCAGGTACGTTTCTGCAGTGTCTGCGCCGCAACGGCATTGGCAGCGGGTTTCTGGGGGTGCACATCAACAACCCGGTGTATCTGCCGGTTTCCATGCAGGCCGCCAGCATGGGCGGCATTGGGCTTTCCTGCGGTATGACCGTGATTGCCGGGGCCTTCAGCGTCATTTTTTCACGTGTTCTCCCCTCGCTGCGCCACCTCTTTCCTGCTGAGGTCTGCGGGGTGGGGATCCTGATGCTTGGCATCTCCATGGTTGAGTCCGCACTGCCGCGGCTGCTAGGGCTGACTGCTGACGGCCAGATTGACCCGCCTAGCGCGATTGTTGCTACAGTGACCCTGGTGCTGATTATTGCGCTGAGTGTCTGGCCAACAGGACATATCCGGCTGTATTCGGTGCTGATCGGGCTGGTTGGCGGCTATGGCACGGCGCTCTATCTTGGTGTTATTGCCCCTGCAAGCCTGCGCAGCATTATGGATAGCGGGTTTGTATCGTTACCGACCATAAGCGTGCCTGCATGGAAATTTGAGTGGGCGCTGTTGATCCCGTTTCTGATGACCGCGCTGGTGTCGTCGCTTGATTCGGTTGCCGGTATTGTTACCTGCCAGAAGATCAATCAGACAGAATGGGTGAGGCCGGACATGCAGAGCCTGAGTGGCGGTATTCTGGCAGACGGCATCGGTGTCGCTATTGCCGGTGTGCTGGGGACCCTTGGCACCGGGGTTTCTTCTGCCCATATCGCGCTTTCATCGGCAACAGGCGCGACTGCCCGCAGGATCGGCCTGATGGCATCACTGCTGTTGCTGGCAACCGCCTTTGTGCCGCCGGTTGCCAAGCTGTTGTCCAGGATGCCGACACCGGTAATCGGGGCGGTGCTGGTGTATGCCGCCGTGTTTCTGATTACTTCCGGCATGGGGCTGATCACCTCCCGCATGATGGACAACCGCCGCATCTTCATGGTTGGGGGCTCCATCATCGCGGGGCTTTCCGTGATGCAGTTTTCCGAGCTGATCAGCCGCCTTCCCGACTGGCTTTCCAGCATTGCCGGATCACCCTTTGCGGTTGCCTCAATCTGCGCCATCATGCTGAACCTGCTCTTCCGTGTCGGCACGGCTCAGAACGCGGCTGTCTGCATCAAACCCCAGCTGAACCATATTGCTGACGTACGGAATTTTTTTGAGAACCGCGGCGGGGCGTGGGGTGCCAGGCGTCAGGTGGTGCAACGGGTGGAGGCTGCCGTCAATGAACTGCTGGAGACCGTAATTCTGATGGAACTGACATCAGACGAGATTAAGATCCAGGCCCGCTTTGACGAATACAACCTGGATGTGGCAATACTCTATACCGGCTTGCCGTTTCAGGCGCTGACTCAGCCCCCTTCGCCAGAACAGCCCCTTGATGAGGACGCGGCGCTGATGCGCCTGCCAGCCCTGCTGATCCGCCAGTACGCCGACCGTGTTACGGTAGATACCGCTGACCAGCACCAACGGGTAACACTCCACTTTGAGCATTGA
- the modD gene encoding ModD protein: MLLSLFLALSLYFEHHNGERGLGMINCLADSEIERFLEEDLPYGDLTTHLLGIGQQTGEIRFSTRHHTTLCCTEEAGRVLEKSGCRVVQQSASGTRLAPDETFLRATGPAQALHAGWKVALNLLEYGSGIATRTAGIVAAARGVNPNIAVLTTRKNFPGTKKVAIKAICAGGALPHRLGLSETVLVFKQHTVFLGGLEPFLQQIAALKRQALETKIIVEADTPEEAKRIALTGVDVIQVDKLAPARLKELVSEIRQVNPGVKLSAAGGINEQNAAEYAASGVDILVLSSVYFGKPADIGAVIMAAEACNESR, encoded by the coding sequence ATGTTGCTGTCCCTTTTTTTGGCACTGTCGTTATATTTTGAGCACCATAACGGTGAGCGGGGTCTTGGCATGATTAACTGTCTGGCGGATAGTGAGATAGAGCGGTTTCTGGAAGAGGATCTCCCCTATGGCGATCTGACCACCCACCTGCTGGGGATCGGGCAGCAGACGGGTGAGATCCGCTTCAGTACCCGCCACCACACCACGCTCTGCTGTACTGAAGAGGCGGGCCGGGTGCTGGAAAAGTCCGGCTGCCGGGTGGTGCAGCAGAGTGCCAGTGGGACCAGGCTGGCGCCGGACGAGACCTTTTTACGGGCCACCGGCCCTGCCCAGGCCCTGCACGCCGGTTGGAAGGTGGCCTTGAACCTGCTGGAATACGGTTCCGGTATTGCCACCCGTACTGCCGGGATTGTGGCAGCAGCCCGGGGGGTGAACCCCAACATTGCGGTGTTGACCACCCGCAAGAACTTTCCCGGCACCAAAAAGGTCGCCATCAAGGCGATCTGCGCCGGTGGAGCCCTGCCGCACCGCCTGGGGCTGTCGGAGACGGTGCTGGTGTTCAAGCAGCATACGGTGTTTCTGGGAGGGCTTGAGCCGTTCCTGCAGCAGATTGCGGCACTCAAGCGCCAGGCCCTGGAGACAAAGATCATTGTGGAGGCAGATACGCCGGAGGAGGCAAAACGGATCGCCCTGACCGGGGTGGATGTGATTCAGGTGGATAAGCTGGCACCGGCGCGGCTTAAGGAACTGGTGAGCGAGATCAGGCAGGTCAATCCCGGCGTCAAGCTTTCCGCTGCCGGGGGGATCAATGAGCAGAACGCGGCAGAATACGCTGCCAGCGGTGTTGATATCCTGGTGCTGTCATCGGTCTATTTCGGCAAGCCTGCCGATATCGGGGCGGTGATCATGGCTGCCGAGGCCTGTAATGAGAGCAGATAA
- a CDS encoding TOBE domain-containing protein yields the protein MNSAGTVELNGNLWFTRETSKFLGSDRIALLEKIDELGSITRAAKAVGISYKTAWEIVNQINNLAAVPLVDRATGGKGGGGASLTVTGREVLEQFRVVQEEHGKFLKNLDMRLGDTNNLYQFLRRISMKVSARNVFSGTVTSIAKGAVNAEVTLGLKGATAITAVVTNGAITNLGLQEGMSAYAIVKASSVVIGTDLAEAKLSTRNQLTGTIAKLVEGPVSCEVDLELPGGTTISAVITDGSAKRLGLKVGGTATALFKASSVILGVS from the coding sequence ATGAACAGTGCGGGGACCGTAGAACTGAACGGGAATCTCTGGTTTACCAGGGAAACGAGTAAATTTCTGGGGAGCGACCGGATCGCCCTGTTGGAAAAGATCGACGAACTCGGTTCCATCACCAGGGCTGCCAAGGCGGTTGGTATCAGTTATAAGACCGCCTGGGAGATTGTAAACCAGATCAACAATCTTGCGGCGGTGCCGTTGGTTGACCGTGCCACCGGAGGGAAAGGGGGGGGCGGCGCCAGCCTGACTGTCACAGGTCGCGAGGTGCTGGAACAGTTTCGTGTCGTGCAGGAGGAACACGGCAAATTTTTGAAAAACCTGGATATGCGTCTTGGGGACACCAACAATCTGTACCAATTCTTACGGAGGATTTCTATGAAAGTAAGCGCACGTAACGTATTCAGCGGTACCGTCACATCCATTGCCAAAGGGGCCGTGAACGCCGAGGTTACCCTTGGTCTGAAAGGTGCCACTGCCATTACCGCCGTGGTAACCAACGGGGCAATCACTAACCTTGGCCTGCAGGAGGGCATGTCTGCCTATGCGATTGTCAAGGCCAGCTCCGTGGTAATCGGCACAGATCTGGCAGAGGCAAAGCTTAGCACCCGGAACCAGCTGACCGGTACGATTGCCAAGCTGGTTGAGGGACCGGTCAGTTGTGAGGTTGATCTGGAGCTGCCCGGCGGCACTACCATCAGCGCCGTGATTACCGATGGCAGCGCCAAACGGCTGGGCTTGAAGGTTGGTGGCACGGCAACGGCGCTGTTTAAGGCTTCCAGCGTTATCCTGGGGGTCAGTTGA